The Cytobacillus sp. IB215665 genome contains the following window.
TATGATAAAACAGCAATAAACTACGTGAAAACAGGGTTGAAGAATAAATAAGATGCTTTTGAAGCAGTACAATAGGTCACAAACCGATCTAATATATCGATAACTGTCAGGTGATTTTGCTAAAATTATGAATAGTTTGGTAGAATGATATAAATTAGGAGGGTGACTATGGATAAATGGAAAACGATAAAATCAGATTACTTACATAAAAGCCCATTCGGTAATATTAGAAGAGATCATTGTGAGCTTCCAAATGGCATAGAAATAGAAGACTATTTAGTAAATGAATACCCTGATTGGGTGAATGCGATAGTAATTACAAAAGAAAACGAGCTTGTGCTAGTTGAACAATATCGTCATGGTGGTAACGATTTTTTCGTAGAAGTTCCTGCTGGAAGAAGAGAGGGAAATGAAACACACGAGCAAGGACTAATAAGAGAGGTTAAGGAGGAAACAGGTTACACTTCTTTAAGAGAACCTATTTTCTTAGGTGAATTTATGGTAAATCCAGGAGCACAAAACAATAAAGTAAAAACATTTCTATTATTGGAAGCTTTTAAAGGGGATAAGCAAGATTTAGATGATACCGAAGAGATAAAAGTTCGATTAGTAGATTTCGATAGTTTTGGAAATCAAATATTATCAAATAACATAAACACTCAGATATTTACAGTCACTGCATATTTTTTGGCTCAACAATTTCTTATAGCAAAGCAAAATGCGAGATAATGGTCTGTTTTGTAAAAAATAACTTATTTATAATAGTGTTATGTAGTAAAAAGAGCATATCGATATAATACTAAAACCTAAAACCATCATTTAAAAGATGCGATAATTTTATAAAATTATCGAAGGAACTATATTCATAGGTAAGTTGTTTAGGCATTAACGGAGTGTATGTTCATTGCCCGTGTTCCTATAGATAGATGTTTTTGTAAAAGCTAATTTATTTCAGTATAATTTGCAATAAAGTTTACGAAAAAGAGTTCTTCAAACGTAAGAATAGCGGGAGGTAGTTACTGTGTTAATGAAGCCAAAAAAATTACAAGCGGGAGATCGTGTTGCTACAGTAAGTCCTTCTTGGGGAGGCGCAGGCGACCCTGACCTTAGATGGCGTTATGAACAGGGCGTAAAGAGGTTAGAGGAGGTTTTTGGTCTTGTTGTTGTCCCAATGCCATATAGCTTAAAAGGATCAGAATATATTTATAATAATCCAGAAGCTCGTGCTATGGACTTAATGATGGCTTTTAAAGATAAAAGTATAAGAGGGATTTTTGCAAATATTGGTGGAGAAGATAGTATTCGTTTACTTCCATATATAGATTTTGATGTTATACGAGAAAATCCAAAGGTTTTTATAGGATATTCAGATGTGACTATTTCTCACTTTTTTTGTTATAAAGCGGGTATTACGTCATTTTACGGTCCAGCAATTTTAACTGACTTTGCTGAAAACGTTGAAATGAATTCATATACAATTGAAATGGTAAACAGAACGCTATTTTCAAATGAGATTATTGGTGAAATTCAACCTGCTAATGAATGGACGAGTGAGCGTTTAGAATGGACAATATCAAACAAATATCAACGCCGTAGTATGAAACAGAATAATGGCTATGAGATACTTCAAGGGTCAGACATTAGACAAGGACATTTAGTTGGAGGATGTATGGAAGTGCTGGAGTTTCTAAAAGGCACAGCACTGTGGCCAGAGATGAAATATTGGGAGAATAGTATTCTTTTCTTTGAAACCTCTGAAGAGCATCCAGAACCAAATTATATTAGGTACTGGTTGAGAAATTATGCAGCACAAGGGATTTTACAAAAAACAAGGGGTATCATTTTCGGTAAACCTAAAGATGAGAAGTATTATGAAGAATATAAACATGAAATATTAAAGGTAATGAAAGAATATCATCTAGAAGATTTGCCGATTCTCTATAATTTAAGTTTTGGTCATACGGAGCCGAAGTTTATTTTGCCATACGGTGTGTTAGCAGAAATTGATTGTAAACAAGGAAAATTCTCAATTCTAGAAAGCGGAGTGGAATAGATCGGGTGTACTGATTTTGATATTTGATTAAGTGAGACAAATTGATTCATTAATAACTTTTAGGGGGATAAATAATGAGATTGTATTTTGATATTTTTGAAAATGACCAGCCAGCTATTCTTTCCTAAGTTGGGGGATGAATAGTTAAATAAATTGTCATGCCTCATCTTAGGGGAAATATTCTTTTCAAATTTCCTATATAAAGATGGAGGTAGTTATAATTTTGAAACAAAATTTACTTGGAGCGACATGTTTATCTTTAGCCGCAAGTATTTGGGGTGGGATGTATGTTGTCAGCAAATATGTTTTAGAATTTGTTCCACCATTCACGTTAATGTGGTTGCGATATATGATTGCTTTTGCCTGTCTAGTTACAATTTTAAACACATGTCGAGTGAAAAAGAGAAATGATGTAAAAATAAAGAAAAGGGATTGGTTATTACTAGGTTGGATTGGTTTTATAGGATATTTTGTCTCTATTGCTTTGCAATTTATTGGTACAAAATTATCTGATGCACATACAGGAGCATTAATTACTTCAGTTACACCTGCCTTTACCATAATCTTTGCAAAGTTTGTATTAAAAGAGAGGTTAACAATTGTAAAAGTTATGGCACTGCTTCTGGCAACTTGTGGAGTTGTTGTGGTTATTGGAATAGATATCACTTTCGGTACCTATCTACTTGGCAGCATAATTTTAGTAGGAGCTGCAATTACATGGGCAGTACTTTCAGTTTATGTGAAAATTGCATCTCAACGCTATTCAACATTGTTTATTACTACTTATTCGATACTATTTGCACTTATATTTACAACACCTATCATGGTATGGGAACTTCAAGTATATGATGTAAATTTTGAAAGCAGTTTAATTATTTTGGGTATTACGTACCTTGGGTTAGTTTCAACAGCAGGAGCCTTTTTTCTTTGGAACAAAGGTATGGAAATTATGGATGCTGGGATCGGTTCATTGTTTTTCTTATTTCAACCAGTAGTAGGTTCTTTCTTAGGATGGATTTTATTAAGTGAAGAACTAGATACTAGTTTCTTTATCGGAGGAATCTTAATTTTAACAGGAGTTGTAGTAGGGAATTTTCAAAAGAGAAATTAACTATTAAATATTGCAGGCAGTTTTTCCTCTCTGCATTAGTATGCTATAACACCGTTTAATATGTTATATTGTCAAAATATCGCTGGCGCATTTCTGAAATGCACAGCGTCTTTTTTTGTTATCCCATAATTGCATGCATGGATAATTGTATGAGCTAGAAATCATATCTAACCTCGTTTTGTGACTTGTGATTGTATGTGTGTAATAGCGACCTCTATGTAAATTATTACTGTTTATTAAAGTGTTGAACAATTTTTTACCCTTTAGATGAAATATGTAAATAAAATATCACAATATTAAAAAATGGCTGCTTCTGCAATTTTCGACCAAATGTAATTATTCAAGGGGGTATTCTAAGGAAAGTGAAAAAGGATGAATTTTCTAAAATTTATGATAATATAAGTTTAATTCTTATAATAAGAGGTGAGTTTAGTTGAGTAGAGTTGATCATAGTATAAAGTTATATTTTAGAAAATTCTTTTATTGGGTGAACCTTCATTTTCAGTAGATAGAATGAGAGGGAAGTCATTTTCTTTTTATGTATACGGATCAATTAGATTATCAATGTTAATTTGAAAATCAAATGAATTTTTGAGGGATACGTTAGAGGAATTTCATTATCCATATTGGATATGAAAGGTAATATACAGATGACAATGGTTGTAAAGTAGATGTGTGTAAAGTCCCATATGAAATTTATAAAATGTTAATTGATGTAAAAACAACAAAAAGTGACGACTTTTGCCGTTGTAATATTAGTTTTAAGACAAGGAGAATGTGCAATGAATCCATCACTATTGGCATATACAAAGATTTTTTTAGCAATGGCAATTGTGGGGAGTTCAGTGGTTTTTGGAAAACTAATTATTTCAAGCTTTCCAGTTTTTTTAGCATCGGAATTACGGTTTCTTGTAGCAACAATCATTCTAGTTCCATTTTTATTGCTACAAGAAAGACAATTGCCATCTATTAGATTAAAAGACTTTTTTATTCTTTTTCTTCAAGCATTTACAGGAGTATTTTTGTTTAATATTTTTATGCTTTATGGTTTGAAATATACGACTGCAATTGAAGCAGGGATAATTACAAGCACTCTCCCTGCAGTGATAGGCTTAGTATCTTTTTTATTCTTAAAAGAAAGACTGACAAAAACAAAAGGGTTAGGGATTATTTTTGCAGTATTAGGCGTGTTGTTGATTAATCTTATAGACGGTAAATTTGGTACAATCAACTCCATCTTAGGAAATCTTTTAATATTTGGAGCAGTATTGGGCGAAACATTGTTTATAACAATGGGGAAATCTGTATCTAATAGGTTTACACCTCTTACAATATCAACTTTGATGAGTATTTTTGGTCTTATTATGTTTTTACCATTTGCAATCTATGAAGCTAGAGAATTTGACTTTTCAAGTGTTGGTCTAATGGATTGGATGAATATCTTATATTTTGGAATCGTTGTAACGGTACTTGCTTTTCTTTTAATGTATCAAGGTTTATCAAAAGTTCCTGCAAGCTCAGCTGGAGTTTTAACAAGTGTAATTCCTTTCAGCTCTGTAATCCTTTCATTTCTAATTTTAAAAGAAGAGCTTTTATTGTCCCATTTGTTTGGAATGTTGTTTGTTTTAATCGCTATTTTCTTTATTTCAAAGGATCCATCAGGTGAGAATGTGGAAACAAAGTCAACTATTTCTCAATCAAGATAAACTTTTAATCTCTAGACTTATGGATGTCATGTTTTCTTTAATCATCGATCTTCAACAATCACGTATTATGGGAATATTAACTAATATGTAAAAGGAGTGTATTTATGGAGTTAGTGGCAATTATTTTTGTTTTGATTGTAGCTTTTGAGCACATATATATCATGCTTCTTGAGATGTTTTATTCGACAAGTAGAACAGCCCAAAAAACTTTTGGAGTGACAAAAGATGTACTCGAAATTCCAAAGGTGAAAATTTTATTTGCCAATCAGGGTCTGTATAATGGTTTTCTAGCAGCTGGTTTGTTCTGGGGACTATTTTTTGTTCCAGATTCAAGTAAAATTATGATCCAGCTATTCTTCTTAATATGTGTAATAATTGCTTCTATATTTGGAGCACTGACAGCAAATAAAGGAATTTTTATTAAGCAAGGAACTCCAGCAATTTTAGCGGTTATTTTCATTCTATTATCAAAATAAAAGAAGAAGTAACTGTGATTCGAAGAGGAAACAGCTCTTTTTGTTTTGTAATATAGTTATGAATAGTTCCGAAACTATAGTATAGCAGATGATCTATAACATGCAATTCTATTAACTAGATTTTGTTTGTGCGATGGCAAGCAGTTTAACATGTTTCCTAAAGAATGGCTGTTTTCTCATTGATTGATATTATCCGTATTAACAATTTTACACGTCTACATGAAGAGCTTCGACTTCTATTCTTCTTTATTAAACCTTAACAATAGTTTAAAAGTTATTATTTAGATTTAATTTTTGTGAATACATCAACAAAGTTTAGGATAAAAATTTTAAGAAAAAGGTAGTAATTATATAGAATTAAAGGAAAAAATGTAAAAGAATTATCTCATTTACAAAAACTTTTTCTGGTCGCCCATGTTAAGATAAATAGTGGATTATCTTTAACGATAGGTTTATATTATTCTAAAGTCTATTAATAAATTTGAGAGGTGACATATGAAAAGCAGAAAAAATCAATCATCCACTAATATGAAATTTCTAATAGCACTTCCTTTAATTATTATTGCCTTGATATCTTTACTTATTATAGTAAATAAAGAGAGTCAAAAACCAGGTAGTGATATGGCGTCACATCCATCTATTGAGAATCAACCTACTATTGGAGAAGCTGATGCGCCAGTTTCTATTGTTGAGTTTGGAGATTTTTTGTGTCCGGCTTGTAAGAGTTGGGGAGAGTATATTTATCCAGAATTAAAGAAGGATTATATTGATAAGGGTTTAGTAAAACTATCTTATGTAAATGTGTTATTCCATGGGGAAGAATCAATCCTAGCTTCACTTGCTGCCGAAGTAGTATATAAGAATGATCCACAAGCATACTGGGATTTTCATAAGAAATTATTTAGTGAACAACCTGTAGAGCATGTAGGACAATGGGTTACGATAGAAAAAATTCTTGAAGTTGCCGAGGCCACAACAAATATCGACTTACAACAATTAGAGAATGATTTAATTGAAAAATCAACAATGGATGAAGTAGATATTGACGATAAATTAGTGAAAGAATATAAAGTTGAAATGACTCCATCGGTTATTATAAACGGGGTTATGATGGATAATCCTATGGACTATGGTGAAATAAAGAAATTAATAGAACAACAATTAGAGGACAATTAAATGATGAAGGATTCTAGTAGAGACGGTAGCGGTCAACTTTTCCTATATGGTGCATGGATAGTGTCTTTAATAGCAACCTTTGGAAGTTTATATTTTAGTGAGATTAGAGGGTTTATACCTTGTGAGCTATGTTGGTATCAACGGATATTAATGTACCCACTAACACTAATATTAGGTATCGGTACTTATCAAAATGATATAAGTGTAAGAAAATTTGTTCTTCCGATGTCTATTTTAGGAATTTGTATTTCTCTTCTACATTATTTAGAACAAAAAATACCTGGTTTTGGTGGAATAAAACCATGTGTTAACGGCGTTCCTTGTAGTAACGAGTATATTAATTGGTTTGGTTTTATTACGATTCCTTTTTTAGCTTTAGTTGCTTTTACTCTAATCACATTATTACTTTTGTTAGGGTCAAAAAAATAGTAACAGTAAGAAATAATTAAACTGTTTTTTAAGTCTATCTTTATAAGATAGACTTTTTTACATGCATAATAACAATTTATGCCATTAAAGAATAGTTCTCTTTCTTCAGGCTGTTTTCGCATTTATTGTTGTTTTTCGTACTAATAAATAAGTATGGATACAACTTTGATAATTACTTAGAACTCTTTTTAACCAACAAAGTTTACGAAAAGAGCGATCTAAATATAATATTATATATATTGATATAGTAAGAAAGTTTGATATTTATCAATAAAAACTACATTTTTTGATAAAATAGCTTTTTTTTTACGTAATTATGCCAAAATTATAGCTATATTGTCGTGTTTTTATATGAATTATAGAAAATTATAAGTTTTTGTAATATTATTAAATTTATAATATACAGAAAATAAGGGGGGGGTAAAAGAAGGTCATTCCAAAAAAAGAATTTTGGTTTTATTAATTGTATAATACCAACTATTTAGATCGGATAACGTATATTTTGTAGTTGCTTGAGAGTAGCCTTTAACAAATTTGGATTTATTTATTACTTAATAAGTAAAAGTATAGGAACTTTCTTGTTATTGTTTTGCTATATATCTCTCATTTGTTATTAATAAAAAGGAGGAAAAATATGTTTAAAAAAATATCTTCACTCGTTTTATCAGCTACGCTAGTAGGTGGAGCACTAGCTGGAACTCAACTGCTTGAGTCACCACAGGCGGAGACGAACAATGAATCTTTTAAAATTAATTTAGCAGAATATGTTTCAGTTGCACCTGAGCTCGCGGATCGTGCGAAAAAAAATGGAGTTAAGTTTGAGAAAGTTGATCCCGCTAATAAGGAGTTTAAAAAAGAGTTAAACCGTGGAAATAAATTTGAACAACCTGGACATGATGGTGTCGACTATCAATTTACAGATGATGACATTCCTATGTTAGTCCTATTGGCTGAATTTCCAGATACAGCTTTAGGTGCGCCTGCAGACCGAGTACCAGCTAGTTACTTGAATGATTTAGTGTTTGGAGAGCAATACAATCCTTATGAAATCGATAGGTTTAAACAATACGAAGAGTTTGAAGGAATTAAGGCACCTACAAACCGGACGATGGCAAATTTATATAAAGAAGCAAGCTATGGGAAAGTAACGTTAACAACGTACGATGACCTGACAGATATCGGGTGGATTACCCTTCCTAAAGAAGCTTCTTATTATTTGGAACAAAGTGATTCATTCGTACACGGGAATGTAAATGGAGATGCTAGAATTGGTGAGTTATTAATTGATTTATTGCAAACTGCTGATGAGAAAATTGATTTCTCTAAATATGCTGTAGATGGTGAAGTACCGAATATTTTTGTCGTTCATGAAGGAACTGGAGCAGAATTTAGTACCGATCCTGCTCAAATTTGGTCTCATAAATGGAATGTGCTTTCAGCAGCTTATTGGGGTAAGTATTATGAAACTGGCTTTCCTGCGGCTGACGTAGATCAAGATGGAAATGTAACTGATGAAGAGATCGATCAATTCATGAATGACATTACTCCAAGTTTAGTTTACGATGGTGTCGTAGTAAATAATTACACAGTTGAACCAGAAATTGGTGGAAATGTTGCTGGGTACGATGAATCAACTGGTAGTTACAGTGAGGAATTTGTTACTGGTCCATATCCTGCACAACCAGGTGTATTTGCGCATGAGTTTGGACATGCTTTAGGCTTACCAGATTTTTATGATACAGATTACTCTTCAAGAGGTGTAGGGCAGTTCTCGCTTATGGCAGGTGGTTCTTGGAATAGATACCCAAATGCACCTGAATACTCTGGTAACTCTCCAGCACATTTTGATCCATTTTCTAAAGTATTCCTAGGGTGGGTTGATCCAATCGAGGTAACACCAGAAGATGGCGTACAAGAAATTACCATAAAGCCAATTAACGAGTCACCAGATGTAGTCAAGATGGCAGTTCCAGGGTCTAATGGAACAGAATATTTCTTAATTGAAAATGTACAACAACAAGGATTTAACGAAGGGTTTAATAGAATGGGTGAGGAAGCTAATGGTCTAGTTATATGGCATGTTGATGAAAATGTGATCAAGCAAGCAGATCCCGCAAACAAGCCAAATAACGTTGAAAACTGGAAGAATAAGCGTTTTCAACAAAATCAAGAAGAGATCATAGAAGGGGCAGCAATAACGCATTATGGTTTATCAGTACTTCAAGCTGACGGAAAATATGATCTTGAGAAAGATAATAACAGTGGTGAAGCAGCTGATTTCTTCAAAACTGGTGATAAAATAACACCTAATTCTAAAAATGTTCACACCGGTTCATACTATTTCTGGAAAGGGTTTAATTCTACACCAGCAGATAGTGGCATTCATGTAACAGACATTGTGGAAAATGAAGATGGTTCAATTACTGCAAATTTCTATTATGCTAATTAGAATAGTTAAAGAGTAGTGAAAACCAGTGAAGAATTTGGACAAGGCAAGGATATACTGAACTACAAAGAAGAAAGTTTGCCATATATTCAAAAATCCTCTTGCACATTTGTGTAAGAGGATTTTTATTTCGTAATCTTTGATAGCATTTGTTTTTTTAGGGACTTCACGACGTGTAGTGTGTTTAGTATGATTTATTAGTCAATCGTATACGATGGCTTCTACTTATTTCTAATTTGTAGCTATTTGTATATGTTTGAACGTTTTTACATCAAATAAACCAAGATCTGTCACCTTTAGCTTAGGGATTACTGGCAAACATAAAAAGGACAATGTTAAAAATGGGTTAAAATGAGTTGGTGCGTTAATTTGCTGTAATGCATCGTCTAACTGTTTTAGCTCCCTGTATACACTGTTAAATGATTTTTCGGACATCAGCCCACCGATATTCAATGGTACTGAACTTAGTATTTTGTTATCTTTGACCACAACAAGTCCGCCACCCATATGCGATATTTGATTGATGGCTGCTATCATATCTTCGTCATTTGTACCTGCTACAACTATATTATGTGAATCGTGTGCTACCGTTGCAGCTATAGCTCCTGATGATAATTCAAGTCCTTTTACGATGCCTAAGCCAACATTTCCAGTCTTTTTATGTCGTTCGACTACTGCAATTTTTAAGTGATCCTTTTTCGTGCATGCTATAAATTCATCATTCTCTACTGTGACCTCTTCAACAAGATGCTTAGTATGTATACTATTTGGAATAATACCAATTATATTAGCACTCGAACTATTTGTCATAGGGATCATTAAATCTTTATTACCGATCTTAGAAATATTAACTGTATGAATAATTCTTTCAGGTAAATGTTGTTCTAGGTTTTTCGTATCTTCTATTACCATTTTACCATCTTGAGCAACAAGCTTCCCAGCTTTGAAAACTTGATGAATAGCTACCTCTTCTAAGTTATCAATTAGTAGGAAGTCGGCCTCATAACCGGGAGCAATGGCGCCCTTATTTTTTAGTCCGAAGCACTCTGCCGCATTTAATGATGCTAATTGGTAAGCGAGTAACGGTTCTAAACCATGCTGAATTGCTAAGCGTATATTATGGTTGATACTTCCCTCTTCAATTAACTCATCTAAATGTTTATCATCTGTACAAAATGCAAATCTACGCGCATTATTTGTATTTACCGCTGGTATGACTGAAATAAGGTCTTTTGCACCAGAACCTTCACGAATTAACACGTACATTCCACGTTTAATACGGTCTCTAGCTTCTTCAACTGATACACATTCGTGATCAGTTCGTATTCCAGCAGTCATGTATATATTGATAGCTTGCTCATCTAATCCAGCTAAATGACCATCTATTCGATCAGAGTATTTCATAGCTGTCGTTAATTTATCCATCATCGTTTCTTCACCATTCATAACTGCTGGATAATCCATTACTTCTGCTAAACCTAAAACTCTTGGGTGCTTGAAGAAGGGTTCTAAATCCTTAGCAGATAACGTTGCACCTGAATTTTCAAATGGCGTCGCTGGAACACATGATGGTAGCATGAAATATATATCCATTGGAGAATTTTCTGAATTGTTCAACATAAAGGATATGCCATCAGCTCCAGTAACATTAGCTATTTCATGTGGATCTGTGATGACAGTTGTAATCCCATGGGGTAAAACAACTTGTGAGAATTGAACTGGAGTGACCATGGAAGATTCGATATGTACATGGCTATCAATAAATGATGGAACAATATACCTCCCATTTGCGTCAATTTCCTCTTTTCCTGAATACGTGCCAATGCCGACAAAAACACCGTCTGAGATGGCAACATCTGCATTTATTATATCTAAATTAAATAGATCAACTATTTTTCCATTTTTTATAACTAAATCCGCTTCATTTGTTTGATTTGAGACTGCAATACGTTCTTTTAACTGATGTTTATTCATTGGTGAGCTCCTTTCATGATGCAATGTAGTAATGTAAATCACAACTATGAATATATCACTGTAGATAATATTGTGTTTCATTCTACTGATTTATGATTTGTTAGTCAATGGTTTATAATGAGATGGATAAAAGATCATTCTCAATCATAAAAATTCATTTTCATTTATGCGAATTATTACTGCTATATGAACAATTGAAACTAATTAAAAATGGCTATTACATATATCTTTTCTAGATAACATAGGAGTATCCCTCATTGGCACAAAAATTGCAAAAAAAGATGTTGTTTCATTATCAAGGGAGGAACTCGAAATGACAGAAACGATATATGATTGGAGTATAAATACTAAATGTATTCATGGTAATAAAGAAAAGAAAAGAAATGGGGTAATAGCGAACTCAGTAACACCAGCTGTGGCATATGCATTCGAAAATACTGAAGAAGCTGCATCGGTTGTTTCAGGAGCAAGGGGTGGGATTTATTATGGAAGATACGGTAATCCTACGACAAATAATTTAGAAGCGCAAATCGCTTTATTAGAAAATGGAGAAGCTGCATTAGGTTTATCAAGTGGGATGGCAGCTATCTCTAGCGCCATCTTAGCAAATGTTAAACATGGAGAACATGTACTTGTTACAAAACACATATACGGTGGGACGTATAAATTTTTATCTACGCTTGGCCCGCGCTTTGGAATTACATATGATTATGTAGACTGTACGGACTTAACTATGGTAAAACAAGCGATAAGGCCTGAAACCAGAGTACTATTTATTGAAACACCATCTAACCCTTGTCTAACAGTATTAGATATTAACAAGTTATCAACATTAGCACATGAACACGGGCTAATCGTCGTAGTTGATAATACTTTGATGACCCCATTATTACAAAAGCCATTAGAGCTTGGTGCAGATATTGTTGT
Protein-coding sequences here:
- a CDS encoding DsbA family protein — its product is MKSRKNQSSTNMKFLIALPLIIIALISLLIIVNKESQKPGSDMASHPSIENQPTIGEADAPVSIVEFGDFLCPACKSWGEYIYPELKKDYIDKGLVKLSYVNVLFHGEESILASLAAEVVYKNDPQAYWDFHKKLFSEQPVEHVGQWVTIEKILEVAEATTNIDLQQLENDLIEKSTMDEVDIDDKLVKEYKVEMTPSVIINGVMMDNPMDYGEIKKLIEQQLEDN
- a CDS encoding DUF1304 domain-containing protein; translation: MELVAIIFVLIVAFEHIYIMLLEMFYSTSRTAQKTFGVTKDVLEIPKVKILFANQGLYNGFLAAGLFWGLFFVPDSSKIMIQLFFLICVIIASIFGALTANKGIFIKQGTPAILAVIFILLSK
- a CDS encoding M6 family metalloprotease domain-containing protein — translated: MFKKISSLVLSATLVGGALAGTQLLESPQAETNNESFKINLAEYVSVAPELADRAKKNGVKFEKVDPANKEFKKELNRGNKFEQPGHDGVDYQFTDDDIPMLVLLAEFPDTALGAPADRVPASYLNDLVFGEQYNPYEIDRFKQYEEFEGIKAPTNRTMANLYKEASYGKVTLTTYDDLTDIGWITLPKEASYYLEQSDSFVHGNVNGDARIGELLIDLLQTADEKIDFSKYAVDGEVPNIFVVHEGTGAEFSTDPAQIWSHKWNVLSAAYWGKYYETGFPAADVDQDGNVTDEEIDQFMNDITPSLVYDGVVVNNYTVEPEIGGNVAGYDESTGSYSEEFVTGPYPAQPGVFAHEFGHALGLPDFYDTDYSSRGVGQFSLMAGGSWNRYPNAPEYSGNSPAHFDPFSKVFLGWVDPIEVTPEDGVQEITIKPINESPDVVKMAVPGSNGTEYFLIENVQQQGFNEGFNRMGEEANGLVIWHVDENVIKQADPANKPNNVENWKNKRFQQNQEEIIEGAAITHYGLSVLQADGKYDLEKDNNSGEAADFFKTGDKITPNSKNVHTGSYYFWKGFNSTPADSGIHVTDIVENEDGSITANFYYAN
- a CDS encoding aminotransferase class I/II-fold pyridoxal phosphate-dependent enzyme — protein: MTETIYDWSINTKCIHGNKEKKRNGVIANSVTPAVAYAFENTEEAASVVSGARGGIYYGRYGNPTTNNLEAQIALLENGEAALGLSSGMAAISSAILANVKHGEHVLVTKHIYGGTYKFLSTLGPRFGITYDYVDCTDLTMVKQAIRPETRVLFIETPSNPCLTVLDINKLSTLAHEHGLIVVVDNTLMTPLLQKPLELGADIVVHSATKYLNGHGDVLAGFIISNQQQIEYIRKNMMGDLGQHLNAWDSYLILRGLKTLPIRMKHHCDSAQEIANYLEQHPYISSVYFPGSTTHPQYQLVKEQMNGCGGIVSFEVKGGFEEAKKFIDRLELCMISFSLGDPETLVQHPASMTHFAIPKHERASFGITDGLIRLSTGLEDKRDILFDIEQALMR
- a CDS encoding DMT family transporter, which codes for MNPSLLAYTKIFLAMAIVGSSVVFGKLIISSFPVFLASELRFLVATIILVPFLLLQERQLPSIRLKDFFILFLQAFTGVFLFNIFMLYGLKYTTAIEAGIITSTLPAVIGLVSFLFLKERLTKTKGLGIIFAVLGVLLINLIDGKFGTINSILGNLLIFGAVLGETLFITMGKSVSNRFTPLTISTLMSIFGLIMFLPFAIYEAREFDFSSVGLMDWMNILYFGIVVTVLAFLLMYQGLSKVPASSAGVLTSVIPFSSVILSFLILKEELLLSHLFGMLFVLIAIFFISKDPSGENVETKSTISQSR
- a CDS encoding NUDIX hydrolase, which codes for MDKWKTIKSDYLHKSPFGNIRRDHCELPNGIEIEDYLVNEYPDWVNAIVITKENELVLVEQYRHGGNDFFVEVPAGRREGNETHEQGLIREVKEETGYTSLREPIFLGEFMVNPGAQNNKVKTFLLLEAFKGDKQDLDDTEEIKVRLVDFDSFGNQILSNNINTQIFTVTAYFLAQQFLIAKQNAR
- a CDS encoding LD-carboxypeptidase encodes the protein MLMKPKKLQAGDRVATVSPSWGGAGDPDLRWRYEQGVKRLEEVFGLVVVPMPYSLKGSEYIYNNPEARAMDLMMAFKDKSIRGIFANIGGEDSIRLLPYIDFDVIRENPKVFIGYSDVTISHFFCYKAGITSFYGPAILTDFAENVEMNSYTIEMVNRTLFSNEIIGEIQPANEWTSERLEWTISNKYQRRSMKQNNGYEILQGSDIRQGHLVGGCMEVLEFLKGTALWPEMKYWENSILFFETSEEHPEPNYIRYWLRNYAAQGILQKTRGIIFGKPKDEKYYEEYKHEILKVMKEYHLEDLPILYNLSFGHTEPKFILPYGVLAEIDCKQGKFSILESGVE
- a CDS encoding disulfide oxidoreductase: MMKDSSRDGSGQLFLYGAWIVSLIATFGSLYFSEIRGFIPCELCWYQRILMYPLTLILGIGTYQNDISVRKFVLPMSILGICISLLHYLEQKIPGFGGIKPCVNGVPCSNEYINWFGFITIPFLALVAFTLITLLLLLGSKK
- the ade gene encoding adenine deaminase — translated: MNKHQLKERIAVSNQTNEADLVIKNGKIVDLFNLDIINADVAISDGVFVGIGTYSGKEEIDANGRYIVPSFIDSHVHIESSMVTPVQFSQVVLPHGITTVITDPHEIANVTGADGISFMLNNSENSPMDIYFMLPSCVPATPFENSGATLSAKDLEPFFKHPRVLGLAEVMDYPAVMNGEETMMDKLTTAMKYSDRIDGHLAGLDEQAINIYMTAGIRTDHECVSVEEARDRIKRGMYVLIREGSGAKDLISVIPAVNTNNARRFAFCTDDKHLDELIEEGSINHNIRLAIQHGLEPLLAYQLASLNAAECFGLKNKGAIAPGYEADFLLIDNLEEVAIHQVFKAGKLVAQDGKMVIEDTKNLEQHLPERIIHTVNISKIGNKDLMIPMTNSSSANIIGIIPNSIHTKHLVEEVTVENDEFIACTKKDHLKIAVVERHKKTGNVGLGIVKGLELSSGAIAATVAHDSHNIVVAGTNDEDMIAAINQISHMGGGLVVVKDNKILSSVPLNIGGLMSEKSFNSVYRELKQLDDALQQINAPTHFNPFLTLSFLCLPVIPKLKVTDLGLFDVKTFKHIQIATN
- a CDS encoding DMT family transporter, whose product is MKQNLLGATCLSLAASIWGGMYVVSKYVLEFVPPFTLMWLRYMIAFACLVTILNTCRVKKRNDVKIKKRDWLLLGWIGFIGYFVSIALQFIGTKLSDAHTGALITSVTPAFTIIFAKFVLKERLTIVKVMALLLATCGVVVVIGIDITFGTYLLGSIILVGAAITWAVLSVYVKIASQRYSTLFITTYSILFALIFTTPIMVWELQVYDVNFESSLIILGITYLGLVSTAGAFFLWNKGMEIMDAGIGSLFFLFQPVVGSFLGWILLSEELDTSFFIGGILILTGVVVGNFQKRN